One window of the Rosa rugosa chromosome 3, drRosRugo1.1, whole genome shotgun sequence genome contains the following:
- the LOC133736939 gene encoding AP-4 complex subunit mu-like — MISQFFVLSRRGDNIVFRDYRGEVAKGSAEIFFRKVKFWKEDGEGEAPPVFNVDGVNYFHVKEAGLFFVATRRVNVSPSLVLELLRRIARVIKDYLGVLSEESLRKNFVLVYELLDQVIDFGFVQTTSTEVLKSYVFNEPIAVAADHLQPLGPAAIFMAKRMPVTTITKSVVANERGGRKREEIFVDIIENLSVTFSSSGYILTSEIDGTIQLKSYLTGNPNIRLALNEEVSIGRDGGSTYDYGSSFGSGPVILDDCNFHESVRLDNFDVDRTLTLGSTDGEFPVMNYRITQEFKPPFRINALVEESGRLKGEVTIKVHADFPSSIIADKIMVQLPVPPYTTKVSFELEPGAVGNTTDFKEANKRIEWGLKKIVGGSEHTLHVKLTFAQELRGNITKEAGPVSMTFSIPMYNASRLQVKYLHITKKSKSYNPYRWVRYVTQSNSYVARL; from the exons ATGATTTCTCAGTTCTTTGTTCTATCGCGGAGAGGCGATAATATCGTCTTCCGCGACT ATCGCGGTGAAGTGGCGAAGGGCAGTGCGGAGATTTTCTTCCGCAAGGTGAAGTTTTGGAAGGAGGATGGAGAAGGGGAAGCGCCACCTGTCTTT AATGTGGATGGTGTGAACTATTTTCACGTGAAGGAAGCTGGACTGTTCTTTGTTGCGACGAGGAGAGTGAATGTGTCGCCTTCTCTGGTTTTGGAACTTTTGAGAAGGATTGCGAGAGTCATTAAAGATTACCTTGGGGTTCTTAGTGAAGAATCGTTGCGAAAAAACTTTGTGCTTGTGTATGAGTTGCTGGACCAAGTTATT GATTTTGGTTTTGTGCAAACAACTTCAACTGAGGTTTTGAAGTCGTATGTGTTCAATGAGCCGATTGCGGTTGCTGCTGACCATTTACAACCCCTTGGTCCTGCCGCGATTTTTATG GCCAAAAGAATGCCTGTGACAACTATCACAAAATCTGTTGTAGCTAATGAGCGTGGGGGTAGGAAGAGAGAGGAGATTTTTGTGGACATAATTGAGAATCTGAGTGTCACATTCAGTTCCAGT GGGTATATACTTACTTCTGAAATTGATGGTACTATTCAATTGAAGAGTTATCTGACAGGCAATCCAAACATTCGACTTGCTCTTAATGAGGAAGTGAGTATAGGAAGAGATGGAGGGTCAACTTATG ATTATGGTAGTTCGTTTGGATCAGGGCCTGTTATACTAGATGATTGTAACTTCCATGAATCTGTACGTCTTGACAATTTTGACGTTGACAGAACACTGACACTG GGTTCAACAGATGGTGAATTTCCTGTCATGAATTACCGCATAACTCAGGAATTCAAGCCTCCCTTTCGTATTAATGCGTTAGTTGAAGAATCAGGGCGCCTTAAG GGTGAAGTGACTATCAAAGTGCATGCTGATTTCCCATCAAGCATCATTGCAGATAAAATTATGGTGCAGCTACCAGTGCCACCATATACAACCAA GGTTAGTTTTGAGTTGGAACCTGGAGCAGTTGGAAACACAACCGATTTCAAGGAAGCAAACAAGAGAATTGAATGGGGTTTAAAGAAG ATCGTTGGTGGATCTGAACATACTTTACATGTAAAGCTCACATTTGCACAGGAATTACGTG GAAATATTACCAAGGAAGCTGGACCTGTGAGTATGACATTCTCAATACCCATGTACAATGCTTCAAGGCTTCAG GTAAAATACTTGCATATAACAAAGAAGTCGAAGAGCTATAATCCATATAGATGGGTGAGATACGTCACACAGTCAAATTCCTATGTTGCTCGGTTATAA
- the LOC133736940 gene encoding mitogen-activated protein kinase homolog NTF3: MATPVEPPNGVRSQGKHYFSMWQTLFEIDTKYVPIKPIGRGAYGIVCSSVNRETNEKVAIKKINNAFENRIDALRTLRELKLLQHLRHENVIALKDVMMPIQRNSFKDVYLVYELMDTDLHQIIKSSQPLSNDHCQYFLFQLLRGLKYLHSANILHRDLKPGNLLINANCDLKICDFGLARTSKGKDQFMTEYVVTRWYRAPELLLCCDNYGTSIDVWSVGCIFAELLGRKPIFPGTECLNQLKLIINILGSQREEDIEFIDNPKAKKYIKSLPYSPGTPFSCLYPDAHPLAIDLLQKMLVFDPSKRIGVTEALQHPYMSQLYDPNGNPPAEVPIDLDIDEDLGEEMIREMMWREMLQYHPEAVTSNGQVYS; this comes from the exons ATGGCGACTCCGGTTGAGCCTCCGAATGGGGTTAGATCCCAAGGAAAGCATTATTTTTCAATGTGGCAGACCTTGTTTGAGATTGATACCAAATACGTGCCGATAAAGCCGATTGGGAGAGGAGCCTACGGCATCGTGTGCTCTTCTGTGAACAGAGAGACCAACGAGAAAGTTGCGATTAAGAAGATCAACAATGCCTTTGAGAACCGGATTGATGCGCTGAGGACTCTGCGAGAATTGAAGCTGCTGCAGCATCTCAGGCATGAAAATGTCATTGCTTTGAAAGATGTGATGATGCCGATTCAGAGGAACAGCTTCAAGGATGTGTATTTGGTGTATGAGCTCATGGATACGGATCTCCATCAGATTATTAAATCGTCTCAGCCACTTTCGAATGATCATTGCCAGTATTTCCTGTTTCAG CTGCTTCGAGGCCTAAAGTATCTCCATTCTGCAAACATTCTCCATCGTGATTTGAAGCCTGGCAATCTTCTTATCAACGCAAACTGTGACCTTAAGATATGTGATTTTGGGCTAGCACGTACTAGCAAAGGGAAGGACCAGTTCATGACCGAGTATGTTGTCACTCGTTGGTATAGGGCTCCAGAGCTCCTCCTGTGCTGCGATAACTATGGAACTTCCATTGATGTATGGTCTGTTGGATGCAtctttgctgagcttcttggcCGTAAGCCTATCTTCCCTGGGACAGAATGTCTCAACCAACTTAAACTTATAATTAACATCCTTGGCAGCCAGAGGGAGGAGGATATTGAATTTATAGACAATCCAAAGGCGAAGAAGTACATCAAGTCATTGCCATATTCTCCTGGGACGCCCTTCTCCTGTCTTTACCCTGATGCCCATCCTTTGGCCATTGATCTACTACAGAAGATGCTTGTTTTTGACCCATCAAAGAGGATCGGTGTCACTGAAGCACTCCAACACCCTTACATGTCCCAATTGTATGATCCCAATGGTAACCCTCCCGCAGAGGTACCAATTGATCTTGACATAGATGAGGACTTGGGAGAAGAGATGATAAGGGAGATGATGTGGAGGGAAATGCTTCAATATCATCCTGAAGCTGTTACAAGCAATGGTCAAGTGTATTCCTAA